The Candidatus Aminicenantes bacterium genomic interval GCGGATTGCCCTCGTCCACAACCACCAGCCGGTGAGTCTTTTTGACCGATTCGAGAATGGTGCTTTCGTCCAGCGGTGAGAGACTTTGCGGGTCAACAACTTCAACGTCAATACCGTCCTTGGCCAGAGCTTCTGCCGCTTGCATGGCAAACAGCCTCATGCGGCCGATGGCGACCACGGTCACGTCCTTGCCGGGGCGGGCGATCTCGGCCTTGCCGAGCGGGACGATATATTCGCCCTCAGGCACCGGTCCCGACGAGTCGAGGAGTACGAGATGCTCCATGTAAATCACCGGGTCGTCGTCGCGGATGGCCGCCATGAGCAGGCCCTTGGCGTTGTACGGCGTGGAAGGCGCGACGACCTTGAGGCCTGGCATGTGTGTAAAGATCGAATACAGCACAGCCGAATGCTGGGCGGCTGCGCGAAAGCCGGCACCGTACAGCGTGCGGATCACCATCGGCACCTTGGCCTTGCCGCCGAACATGTAGCGCATCTTGCCGCCTTGGTTGAAAATCTGATCCAAGCACACACCTAAAAAGTCTACAAACATCAACTCGGCGATGGGGCGCAGGCCGGTGGAAGCCGCGCCGACGGCCGCACCGATGAACGACGATTCACTGATGGGTGTGTCGAGCACGCGCGACCGGCCAAACTCTTGGACGAGGCCCTTGGTGACGCCCAGGTCACCGCCCCACGCTTCCTCGCCCTTTTCCTCCAGATGCGTAGCCGCACCGCCCGCCACGTCCTCGCCCATCAGAATCACAGCGGAGTCCCGGCGCATCTCTATCCGGATGGCCTCATTGATAGCTTCACGGTAAGTAATAATT includes:
- a CDS encoding alpha-ketoacid dehydrogenase subunit beta; this translates as MITYREAINEAIRIEMRRDSAVILMGEDVAGGAATHLEEKGEEAWGGDLGVTKGLVQEFGRSRVLDTPISESSFIGAAVGAASTGLRPIAELMFVDFLGVCLDQIFNQGGKMRYMFGGKAKVPMVIRTLYGAGFRAAAQHSAVLYSIFTHMPGLKVVAPSTPYNAKGLLMAAIRDDDPVIYMEHLVLLDSSGPVPEGEYIVPLGKAEIARPGKDVTVVAIGRMRLFAMQAAEALAKDGIDVEVVDPQSLSPLDESTILESVKKTHRLVVVDEGNPRCSVANDIVTLAAQQAFAYLDSAPRTVTAPHTPVPFSPPLEDAYIPSPAKIGAAVKEAVA